A genomic segment from Clarias gariepinus isolate MV-2021 ecotype Netherlands chromosome 11, CGAR_prim_01v2, whole genome shotgun sequence encodes:
- the LOC128533135 gene encoding Schwann cell myelin protein-like isoform X2, translated as MFRIEIEDFNKYSYSHSKVSVTIKDSPEQPTLSIPEGISSGKRVTVTCSVLHSCPSNPPNFTWSHKGTVSSQSLQQTNGQWKIISSLSFTPSKTDHKRNLTCTAVFQGGKKGIRMTTLEVKYAPENVAVISDDSVVEGGTLNLTCSSDSNPAPHTYQWSTGAGTLSEGHTFTLSNVSRHIETIYCTAINTEGQANSSPKQISILYPPEIKVGSSCTSDTSKVTCTCIVDSHPVSEIKLWGTDPSIELRRSHEEKHGTLTIVTLQGALGFSDMVHCQAINSQGNYTMTLQVPHSDDTHSAKILYISIAAIAFLLTITGLSVWITKTCRRNESLITPQPKTELNVTRQSEAKRKCKDVSRCYDGSQHVYGNMEFEDPYEEEYPYEHAGEYEATYANV; from the exons ATTCTCCAGAACAGCCTACTCTATCCATACCAGAGGGAataagctcaggaaagcgggtTACTGTCACCTGTTCAGTGTTGCACTCTTGTCCTTCTAACCCACCCAACTTTACCTGGAGCCACAAAGGGACAGTTAGCAGCCAATCACTGCAGCAGACCAATGGCCAGTGGAAGATCATATCATCCCTGAGCTTTACACCATCCAAAACAGACCACAAGAGAAATCTCACTTGCACAGCTGTGTTTCAAGGAGGCAAGAAGGGTATCAGAATGACAACTCTTGAAgtaaaat ATGCTCCAGAAAACGTTGCAGTGATTTCAGATGATTCAGTGGTTGAGGGAGGCACCTTGAACCTGACCTGCTCCAGTGATAGTAATCCTGCTCCCCACACCTACCAGTGGTCTACTGGGGCTGGCACCTTGTCTGAAGGACACACGTTCACATTGAGTAATGTGTCCAGGCACATAGAAACCATCTACTGCACAGCCATTAATACAGAAGGGCAAGCTAACTCCAGTCCAAAACAGATCAGCATCTTGT ATCCTCCTGAGATTAAAGTTGGCTCCTCTTGTACTTCGGACACCTCAAAAGTGACATGTACATGTATAGTAGATTCCCATCCAGTCAGTGAAATCAAGTTGTGGGGTACAGATCCATCAATAGAGCTGCGCAGATCTCATGAAGAGAAACATGGCACTCTGACTATTGTGACCCTACAGGGGGCGCTGGGCTTCTCAGACATGGTGCACTGCCAGGCAATTAACAGTCAGGGGAATTACACCATGACTCTACAAGTGCCACACAGCGATGATACACACAGCG cCAAGATCCTATACATTTCGATTGCTGCCATTGCCTTTCTTCTGACAATCACTGGCCTCTCAGTGTGGATTACAAAAACCTG tAGGAGGAATGAGTCTCTCATAACACCACAGCCAAAGACAGAACTGAATGTAACCAGACAGTCTGAGGCAAAAAG GAAATGCAAAGATGTGAGCCGATGCTATGATGGAAGTCAGCATGTGTATGGCAACATGGAA TTTGAAGACCCATATGAAGAGGAATACCCATATGAACATGCTGGTGAATATGAAGCAACATATGCTAATGTGTGA